The following are encoded in a window of Rhizobium sp. WYJ-E13 genomic DNA:
- a CDS encoding DUF72 domain-containing protein, with protein sequence MSKSGTIRVGIGGWTFEPWRGHFFPADLKQKDELHYASRQLKVIEVNGTYYSTQKPAVFAKWAADVPEGFIFSLKATRFTTNRRVLAEAGESMEKFLSSGISELGDHLGPLLWQFAPTKKFDPADFEAFLKLLPEKQDGLKLRHVVEVRHDSFKVPEFVALLEKYGVAPVCAEHFDYPMIADVTADFVYTRLQKGSDDIPTCYPEPELKDWSKRLQTWAEGKVPDDLPLIDKDRKVKAEPRDVFAFMIHEGKVNAPHGAIALQKRIDQ encoded by the coding sequence ATGAGCAAATCGGGCACGATCCGCGTGGGTATCGGCGGCTGGACGTTCGAACCTTGGCGCGGCCATTTCTTTCCCGCCGATCTCAAACAGAAGGATGAGTTGCATTATGCCAGCCGCCAACTGAAGGTCATCGAGGTCAACGGTACCTACTACAGCACGCAGAAGCCTGCGGTTTTCGCAAAGTGGGCGGCCGATGTGCCTGAAGGCTTCATCTTTTCGCTGAAGGCGACGCGCTTTACCACCAATCGACGGGTACTTGCCGAGGCTGGTGAATCGATGGAGAAATTTCTCTCGTCCGGCATCAGCGAACTTGGCGATCATCTCGGCCCTCTGCTCTGGCAGTTCGCGCCGACGAAGAAATTCGATCCCGCTGATTTCGAGGCCTTCCTGAAACTGCTGCCGGAAAAGCAGGACGGGCTGAAGCTGCGCCATGTCGTGGAAGTCCGGCACGATTCCTTCAAGGTGCCGGAATTCGTCGCGTTGCTCGAGAAATACGGCGTGGCGCCTGTCTGCGCCGAACATTTCGACTATCCGATGATTGCCGATGTGACGGCGGACTTCGTCTATACGCGGCTGCAGAAAGGATCGGACGATATTCCGACCTGCTATCCGGAACCGGAGTTGAAGGACTGGAGCAAGCGGCTCCAGACCTGGGCCGAGGGCAAGGTGCCTGACGACCTGCCACTGATCGACAAGGATAGGAAGGTCAAGGCCGAGCCGCGCGACGTCTTCGCCTTCATGATCCACGAAGGCAAGGTCAATGCGCCGCATGGGGCAATCGCCCTGCAGAAGCGGATCGATCAATAA
- a CDS encoding GNAT family N-acetyltransferase, whose protein sequence is MTMRLATIAELPAVVALTTAAYQPYTDLFGYPPIPVTEDYEPRIERGEVWLQEADGAVAGLSVVERHTDHLMLFSIAVSPDFQGEGHGMAMLRWLEDRAREWAVPEIRLYTNARMERNITLYSAFGFQETGRRPNPYRPGWTIVDMAKKIGAI, encoded by the coding sequence ATGACGATGCGGCTTGCCACGATTGCGGAGTTGCCTGCCGTCGTGGCGCTGACGACCGCCGCCTATCAGCCCTATACCGATCTTTTCGGCTATCCGCCGATCCCGGTGACGGAAGACTATGAGCCACGGATCGAACGAGGCGAAGTCTGGCTGCAGGAGGCGGATGGCGCGGTGGCGGGGCTCTCAGTGGTCGAGCGCCATACCGATCACCTGATGCTTTTCAGCATCGCGGTATCGCCAGACTTTCAAGGTGAGGGACATGGCATGGCCATGCTTCGCTGGCTGGAGGACAGGGCGCGGGAATGGGCCGTGCCGGAGATCCGTCTTTACACCAATGCGCGGATGGAGCGGAACATCACCCTCTATTCCGCCTTCGGTTTTCAGGAAACGGGTCGCCGGCCCAATCCCTATCGGCCAGGATGGACTATCGTCGATATGGCCAAAAAGATCGGCGCGATCTGA